In one Plasmodium falciparum 3D7 genome assembly, chromosome: 14 genomic region, the following are encoded:
- a CDS encoding surface-related antigen SRA, translated as MFLSSKKRRVFVLFMYFFVQNVNSNKSTNVSNNFSSNIATNLASSLATPLPTNVASHLIPNLVAAQQNNTAHVDSHKTISTNKHTCEAAGCSSYKDIIKNNSSFHTSNGHQSNDGDCLNGFICKKCKKTHAKSPNICFYSSLDTYENLYEGILEDFKQTSYDSFKIPLDKSSKNIKSKGKHKNHNTNKEDNDNNDNNNDNNNDNNNNNNNNNNNNNKDNHNKKDTNENEEDDEDDDNKNKNKGDKDDDRDDEEDYKSSTKENNLKKKKKKSDEDNEETEDIDDEGEEDDQNEEDDEDNNSKKKKFNNKTNNETDSFLEKYSKISFHTFLTPNKLTCKDIKEKKKSKKMKQRIYINNNKKNPACPLEPLEPSLIQYNIINLKTNKNETIDKNKRIDINNKGDTYTYSFPKYSFLKEEERIQEMVSNEKNDKKEEHVLYRRLKININKYEEYLKSKLNKCHISDDGIATIFIKLILQIVKNKSEIYTDPSKRSILNNNSSINTSTTKNNNNNNNSNKEKHKYSDEDDEDNEDNEDNENDGYNSYGQKNKNNLSEDDYDNENDNDEYGNKNKNSNQSYNYMSSQNNNDHNNQVNKYAYIQLLDKNYQNIYNTNNPINKIHQKNYTYEKKYNQDRKNKILSTQVPNTTKYNFFEYHNVDELEGDSMENYYKSKRGFFKNIFKKVFKRKKGKEGDEGEGEGEGEEEFHNEEVESKGKEKKKKKLFSFFRRKNKKNKSKNEGDDSYNESNQGEDNEDNYEKKKNKRYDMDNDEKEKENDDEEDNDNNNNNSYSYISNNKKKKKNDKKKKKKFNKHKLKIKNFFTKLKQKVLPKKQKLHIEAFFNNIIVKSCKNSLKWKGKMFKKRSLIEMTLKVPAKIKYIEDEPLNFFRSGYEVILTCKNCEEILFNSCVQVYCTKTKTENDDKKNKKQTNTGATTPSFTTMASAASFAPLPEYNYQQLYPLNSNWSLSDYFSCDTHTYIKYSLVFLLMIFISIY; from the exons ATGTTTCTAAGTTCTAAGAAAAGAAGagtttttgtattatttatgtatttcttTGTACAAAATGTAAATTCAAACAAATCTACTAATGTTTCTAACAACTTCTCAAGTAATATTGCTACAAATTTAGCATCTAGTTTGGCTACCCCTTTACCTACAAATGTGGCTAGCCATTTGATTCCGAATTTGGTGGCGGCACAACAGAATAATACTGCGCATGTAGATTCCCATAAAACGATATCAACAAATAAGCATACTTGTGAAGCTGCTGGATGTTCATCTTATAAAgacattattaaaaataattcttcaTTTCACACAAGTAATGGTCATCAAAGTAATGATGGTGATTGTTTGAACGGTTTTATTTGTAAAAAGTGTAAAAAGACACATGCAAAAAGTCcaaatatttgtttttattcttCTCTAGATACttatgaaaatttatatgaagGAATTTTAGAAGATTTTAAACAGACTTCTTATGATAGCTTCAAAATTCCTTTGGATAAATCGagcaaaaatataaagagcAAAGGAAAACATAAAAACCACAACACAAATAAAGaggataatgataataatgataataataatgataataataatgataataataataataataataataataataataataataataaggataatcataataagaAAGAcacaaatgaaaatgaagagGATGACGaggatgatgataataaaaacaaaaataaggGGGATAAAGACGATGATAGAGATGACGAAGAAGATTATAAAAGTTCCACAAAAGaaaacaatttaaaaaaaaaaaaaaaaaaatctgatgaagataatgaaGAAACAGAAGATATTGATGACGAAGGGGAAGAAGACGAtcaaaatgaagaagatgatgaagataataatagtaaaaaaaaaaaattcaataataaaacaaataatgagACAGATTCCtttttagaaaaatattCTAAGATTTCTTTCCACACTTTTTTAACACCTAATAAATTAACATGTAAAGAtataaaggaaaagaaaaagagcaaaaaaatgaaacaacgtatatatataaataataataaaaagaatccAGCATGTCCTCTGGAGCCACTTGAGCCTTCACTAATTCAATATAACATCATAAATTtgaaaacaaataaaaatgaaactatagataaaaacaaaagaatagatataaataataagggagatacatatacatacTCCTTTCCAAAATATTCTTTcttaaaagaagaagaaagaatACAAGAAATGGTAAGCAACGaaaaaaatgacaaaaaAGAAGAACATGTTCTATATAGAagattaaaaattaatattaacaaatatgaagaatatcTTAAaagtaaattaaataaatgtcATATATCTGATGATGGAATAGctacaatttttattaaattaattttacaaATTGTAAAGAATAAAAGTGAAATATATACAGATCCTAGTAAAAGAAGTAtactaaataataatagtagtattaATACCTCTACtactaaaaataataataataacaataattcaAATAAGGAAAAACACAAATACtctgatgaagatgatgaagataatgaaGATAACGAAGATAACGAAAATGATGGATATAATTCATAtggacaaaaaaataaaaataatttatcagAAGACGattatgataatgaaaatgacAATGATGAATATGGGAACAAAAATAAGAATTCAAATcaatcatataattatatgtcaTCACAAAATAATAACGATCATAATAACCAAGTTAATAAATATGCTTATATACAACTATTAGATAAAAACTACcaaaatatttacaatacaaataatcctataaataaaatacatcaaaaaaattatacatatgaaaaaaaatataatcaagatagaaaaaataaaatattatcaacACAGGTACCAAATACTACaaaatacaatttttttgaatatcaCAACGTAGACGAACTAGAAGGAGATTCAAtggaaaattattataaatctAAACGtggtttttttaaaaatatattcaaaaaagttttcaaaagaaaaaaagggaaGGAAGGTGATGAAGGGGAAGGGGAAGGGGAAGGAGAAGAGGAATTTCATAATGAAGAAGTAGAAtcaaaaggaaaagaaaaaaaaaaaaaaaaattattttccttttttagaaggaaaaataaaaagaataaaagtaaaaatgaaGGAGATGATTCATATAATGAAAGTAATCAAGGAGAAGATAATGAAGacaattatgaaaaaaaaaaaaataaacgtTATGATATGGATAacgatgaaaaagaaaaagaaaatgacgACGAagaagataatgataataataataataatagttatagttatattagtaataataagaaaaaaaaaaaaaatgataaaaaaaaaaaaaaaaaatttaataagcataaattaaaaatcaaaaatttctttacaaaattaaaacaaaaagttttaccaaaaaaacaaaaattacatatagaagctttttttaataatattattgtaaaATCATGTAAAAATTCTTTAAAATGGAAAGGgaaaatgtttaaaaaacGTTCATTAATAGAAATGACATTAAAAGTACCTGccaaaattaaatatatagaagatGAGCCTTTGAATTTTTTTCGATCAGGTTATGAAGTAATATTAACATGTAAAAATTGTGaggaaatattatttaattcgtGTGTTCAG gTATATTGTACTAAAACCAAAACAGAGAATGatgacaaaaaaaacaaaaaacaaacaaacacaGGTGCGACTACTCCAAGTTTTACTACCATGGCTTCTGCTGCAAGTTTTGCTCCTTTGCCTGAATATAATTACCAACAATTATATCCCTTAAATTCTAATTGGTCTCTTTCCGATTATTTCAGCTGTGATACCCATacgtatataaaatattcacTTGTATTCTTACTTATGATATTTATTtcgatatattaa
- a CDS encoding OST-HTH associated domain protein, putative → MGYSGIDIKEINVKRKNSVYFDNVDVCNILKENNTYKQKKHISININRKCASYNNIYYINNDHPGLGKNISYYQNKDNMQLKHFFNSNKINIHDNKIKTTQSYSYYEPLRYPAFKMSDKIKSETNELKKMDTKKDVHMKDIHPKNHKISKNDDLGNNNIDNNNNNDDNNNSNNNNNNNIKCVSNRSTSNKHINRRNMCIFHNKINKKEKNINEQGEKNEHSKIDHKHFGNHILKDVKNKKKSNNIIPLLYEENKNNININSKNGNSNNLEHEHVQEKPARFHKKKRKKKQNKLAGNKIKNNGKNEEVKQSSVIEMEKVNYLDDKVNGNVEEKKKKKKKNKNKDKDKKRDEEKEEDKNKDKDKDKDKNNNNNNNNNNNNNKNNNKNKNKKKKNKINNNNINKNKDKDMSKNKRKNKNKNEVVEDNKNKQYLEKKENNINEIPKEVMYIPIEERCKSIVSSSDEENLYYEKPYEEVENYFEFIENKNLINPSDITNEVKFILHMTLLTLYKDQIKPSYGKIKKRLTCFNENLEIKYNFLNIYASLRNEYIVVRTKRNNIFVLLRETPKWFLGWVKTRCFKNSYPKKVWKKLIEYFLNMTKSNMNNNLYVSMYIPFIKKFYDKRFIFYLNEKDNEKNKCYEKIYNFSFLSFDMNEQKKKRNNFNVLFYIYNMYHNNFSYFSQCNDYYIKNVEKNFLLYYTYIFFNYDKNDLNNNNSNIDLSKKNYLCEDKNKDTTTTSNNNNNNNNNNNNDNNNNNDNNNNSSSCSNNNNSSSSSSSYNNNCNNYTSLYVEHLFNDKKENILQTDEIIKYDITKNLINEENNIDTTNMFDIFNNDIYEVADILKKKNFPILKDYSLGKIAHIIYLCLYNGLLLEENQKIIPACSSKNIISSIFYIKNKNSYLYDNYSHLNQNFYCDDNNISTYGYDYNESTSINLMTKEYDDKMDSFLNVYENFLKNEEGLFFSKKKNNKCDVNVSLNKCTEEFHIPAITNLEEAKFKIERLLKSSYKKCIYLLFFREKFLKKYKQNINPLIFGYNSLIEFLFYGCREVCKIYILNNNLLIVHLSYDIAKHINNNNEKEKDKEKEKEKEKENVIEEFYYSDYCYNKTENNNNKFNNSSLEVCTIMKDNAKKKNSFFITYSYWKYMSKKEKQNDILDNVSFLKGEQNYIFSDDIWKINKCSFDKTNPIQQSGKDIPLYYKNMKKINTGIFNMPNLVQINNYDFEFFSTC, encoded by the coding sequence atgggtTACTCAGGAATAGatattaaagaaataaatgttAAAAGAAAGAATAGTGTCTATTTCGACAATGTCGATGTATGTaacattttaaaagaaaataatacttataagcaaaaaaaacatatttcaattaatataaatagaaaatgtgcaagttataataatatttattacatcAATAATGATCATCCAGGAttaggaaaaaatataagctattatcaaaataaagACAATATGCAATTAAAACACTTTTTcaattcaaataaaataaatattcatgACAACAAGATAAAAACTACACAATCATATTCTTATTATGAGCCCTTGAGGTATCCTGCATTTAAAATGTCCGACAAAATTAAATCCGAAACGAATGAATTAAAGAAAATGGACACAAAAAAAGATGTCCATATGAAAGATATTCATCCTAAAAATCATAAAATTAGTAAAAATGATGACcttggtaataataatattgataataataataataatgatgataataataatagcaataataataataataataatattaaatgcGTGTCGAATCGTTCAACCAGTAACAAACACATCAATAGAAGaaatatgtgtatttttcataacaaaataaataaaaaagaaaaaaatataaacgaacaaggagaaaaaaatgaacactCTAAAATTGACCATAAACATTTTGGTAATCATATTCTAAAGgatgttaaaaataaaaaaaaaagtaacaaTATAATCCCCCtattatatgaagaaaataaaaataatataaatattaatagtaaaaATGGTAACTCCAATAATTTGGAACATGAACATGTTCAGGAAAAACCTGCAcgttttcataaaaaaaaaagaaaaaaaaaacaaaataagcTAGctggaaataaaataaaaaataatggaaaaaatgaagaagtaAAACAATCCAGTGTGATAGAAATGGAGAAAGTAAATTATTTAGATGATAAAGTAAATGGAAAtgtggaagaaaaaaaaaagaaaaaaaagaaaaacaaaaataaggATAAGGATAAGAAAAGGGATGAGGAAAAGGAAGAGGACAAAAACAAAGACAAGGATAAGGATAAggataagaataataataataataataataataataataataataataaaaataataataagaataagaataagaaaaagaagaataagattaacaataataatattaataaaaataaggataAGGATATGAGTAAAAATAAgagaaaaaataagaataaaaatgagGTAgtagaagataataaaaataaacaatatcttgaaaaaaaagaaaataatataaatgagaTACCTAAAGAGGTAATGTATATTCCCATAGAAGAACGATGTAAAAGTATTGTATCGTCAAGTGATGAAgagaatttatattatgaaaaaccATATGAAGAAGTTGAGAATTATTTTGAATTTATTGAAAAtaagaatttaataaatccaagtgatataacaaatgaagtaaaatttatattacatatgaCACTATTAACGTTATATAAGGATCAAATTAAGCCATCTTATgggaaaataaagaaaagatTAACATGTTTTAATGAAAATTTGGAGATAAAATAtaactttttaaatatatatgcatcTTTACGTAATGAATATATAGTAGTTCgaacaaaaagaaataatattttcgTTTTATTAAGAGAAACTCCTAAATGGTTTTTAGGATGGGTTAAGACAAgatgttttaaaaattcatatCCCAAAAAAGTATGGAAGAAATTaatagaatattttttaaatatgactAAATcgaatatgaataataatttatatgtatctaTGTATATtccatttattaaaaagttttatgataaaagatttatattttatttaaatgaaaaagataatgaaaaaaataaatgttatgaaaaaatatataatttttcttttttatcgtTTGATATGAacgaacaaaaaaaaaaaaggaacaaTTTCAACGtattattctatatatataatatgtaccataataatttttcgTATTTCTCTCAGTgtaatgattattatataaaaaatgtagaaaaaaactttttattatattatacttatatattttttaattatgataaaaatgatttaaataataataattcaaatattGATTTGTCAAAGAAGAATTATTTATgtgaagataaaaataaagatactactactacaagtaataataataataataataataataataataataatgataataataataataatgataataataataatagtagtagttgtagtaataataataatagtagtagtagtagtagtagttataataataattgtaataattatacaagTCTTTATGTAGAGcatttatttaatgataagaaagaaaatattttacaaaccgatgaaataataaaatatgatattacaaaaaatttaataaatgaagaaaacaATATAGATACTACCAATAtgtttgatatatttaataatgatatatatgaagttgctgacattttaaaaaaaaaaaatttcccCATTTTGAAAGATTATTCATTAGGTAAAATAgctcatataatttatttatgtttatataacgGTTTGTTATTAGaagaaaatcaaaaaattattccAGCATGTTCTtcaaagaatattatatcttccattttttatataaagaacaAGAACagttatttatatgataattattctcatttaaatcaaaatttttattgtgatgataataacatTTCTACGTATGgatatgattataatgaaaGTACATCTATTAATTTAATGACGAAAGAGTATGATGATAAGATGGATTCATTTTTAAACGTTTACGaaaactttttaaaaaatgaagaaggcttatttttttcaaaaaaaaaaaataataaatgtgatGTAAATGTAAGTCTTAATAAATGTACAGAGGAATTCCACATTCCTGCTATTACGAATTTAGAAGAAGCGAAATTTAAAATAGAACGTTTATTAAAAAGtagttataaaaaatgtatatatttacttttttttcgagaaaaattcttaaaaaaatataaacagaATATTAATCCTTTAATTTTTGGATACAATAGTTTAATTGAATTCCTATTTTATGGTTGTAGAGAAGTTtgcaaaatatatattttaaataataatttattaatagttCATTTAAGTTATGATATAgcaaaacatataaataataataatgaaaaagaaaaagacaaagaaaaagagaaagaaaaagaaaaagaaaatgtaatagaagaattttattattcagaTTACtgttataataaaacagaaaataataataacaagtTTAATAATTCCTCATTAGAAGTATGTACTATTATGAAAGAtaatgcaaa
- a CDS encoding large subunit GTPase 1, putative — protein MAVLNKNRRKVDNKFMGRSLMRNKLRHKEISDNILYSQIGNDNEVVKKNKKLSILNKDSLDDFLDNQLIINNVEVSKVFLKKYEIKEKKNYGTNKLNTKDNIQNIVLPIPGRALFLKKDDKIHILMKKKEEKEMEKKRKKKKNYKNKISFLMSGKSLIPLNVRVPKGDSSEKNKTKKIKKKKLDGINGKGGDDNDIEDKEVEDNEVDDDNDVEDNDVDDDNDVEDNEVDDDNDDDNDVDVDNDVEDNDDMDNIDDMDNIDDMDNIDDMDNIDDMDNIDDMDNIDDMDNNYDIDNNDDINNNDDINNIDDINNINDNINDYENDYNYKYLYMYERLGEKYKRLNTNNSRLNKESIDKYEHEYFIEWRKLLSEIEEKEGYYVTPYEKNIEYWKQLWRVIEKSHVLFYILDVRNPLFFYCPGLEYYIKKVDKRKKLILILNKADFLTYEERKIWAEYFEKKKVPFVFFSALRELYHQNKITIENMPCDNIPKREDFMGDIYDNNNNMNGKQNDDDDDDDEDYIIHNKTNIKNVFDLYNNIDEEKKDIINVGFGNLSYEQKKNDNTDILSVNDLINLIKKIKKEIKEFYHDIEIETFSSIPKFMIGFIGFPNVGKSSIINCLIGKKKVSVSRQPGKTKHFQTITLKHFPFSLCDCPGLIFPSLVFNKNDLIINGVFSIDHFKGDVVTLVQIICNIIPFKLCNNYKIDTNIIHQYLNEKGHISYFLDASEFLKKFCTFRKFVSGGKGGQLNFSHATRIIIHDFISGKLLYNFLPDYFKKTSHIYCKNYIHQTAMDNILDNELLTESNANEEILTTKRKFRYMQKKMMKGKNVIKCDKV, from the exons ATGGctgttttaaataaaaatcgaAGGAAAGTCGATAACAAATTCATGGGACGTAGTTTGATGCGTAACAAATTAAGACATAAAGAAATAtctgataatattttatattcccAAATTGGAAATGATAATGAGGttgtaaaaaagaataagaaATTATCTATTTTAAACAAAGATTCATTAGACGATTTTTTAGATAACCAATTAATCATTAATAATGTAGAAGTAAGTAAAgtatttcttaaaaaatatgaaataaaagagaaaaagaattatggaacaaataaattaaacaCCAAAGATAATATTCAGAATATTGTTTTGCCCATACCAGGAAGAgctctttttttaaaaaaagatgataaaatacatatacttatgaaaaagaaagaagaaaaggaaatggaaaaaaaacggaaaaaaaaaaaaaattataaaaataaaattagcTTTTTAATGAGTGGAAAAAGTCTTATACCACTTAACGTGCGTGTACCCAAAGGTGATTCGTCTgagaaaaacaaaacaaaaaagattaaaaagaaaaagttaGACGGAATTAATGGCAAAGGtggtgatgataatgatattgAAGATAAGGAGGTTGAAGATAATGAGgttgatgatgataatgatgttgaagataatgatgttgatgatgataatgatgttGAAGATAATGAGgttgatgatgataatgatgatgataatgatgttGATGTTGATAATGATGTtgaagataatgatgatatggATAATATTGATGATATGGATAACATTGATGATATGGATAATATTGATGATATGGATAATATTGATGATATGGATAATATTGATGATATGGATAATATTGATGATatggataataattatgatatagataataatgatgatattaataataatgatgatattaataatattgatgacattaataatattaatgataatataaatgattacgagaatgattataattataaatatttgtatatgtaTGAAAGATTAGGagagaaatataaaagattaaACACAAACAATAGTAGATTGAATAAAGAAAGTATCGATAAATATGAacatgaatattttattgaATGGAGGAAATTATTAAGTGAAattgaagaaaaagaaggatATTATGTAACTCCTTATGAAAAGAATATTGAATATTGGAAACAATTATGGAGAGTTATTGAAAAGAGtcatgtattattttatattcttgaTGTTAGGaatcctttatttttttattgtccAGGAttagaatattatataaaaaaagtagataaaagaaaaaagcttattcttatattaaataaagctgattttttaacatatgaagaaaggaaaatatgggctgaatattttgaaaaaaaaaaagtaccctttgtatttttttcagCTTTAAGAGAATTATAtcatcaaaataaaataacaattGAAAATATGCCATGTGATAATATACCCAAAAGGGAAGATTTTATGGGAGacatatatgataataataataatatgaacggaaaacaaaatgatgatgatgatgatgatgatgaagattatataatacataataaaactaatataaaaaatgtttttgatctttataataatatagatgaagaaaaaaaagatattattaatGTAGGTTTTGGTAATTTAAGTTatgaacagaaaaaaaatgataatacagATATATTAAGTGtaaatgatttaataaatttaattaaaaaaataaaaaaagaaataaaagaattttaTCATGATATAGAAATAGAAACATTTTCTTCTATACCAAAATTTATGATAGGATTTATAGGTTTTCCAAATGTAGGAAAAAGTTCTATTATAAATTGTTTAAttggtaaaaaaaaagtaagtGTAAGTCGTCAACCAGGAAAAACAAAACATTTCCAAACTATAACATTAAAACATTTTCCATTTTCTTTATGTGATTGTCCAGGATTAATATTTCCATCTTtagtttttaataaaaatgatttaattattaatggGGTTTTTTCAATTGATCATTTTAAAGGAGATGTAGTAACACTCGTTCaaattatttgtaatattattccatttaaattatgtaataattataaaatcgatactaatattattcatcaatatttaaatgaaaaaggtCATATCTCATATTTCTTAGATGCATccgaatttttaaaaaaattttgtacCTTTAGAAAATTTGTTTCAGGCGGAAAAGGTGGGCAATTAAATTTTAGTCATGCTACtagaataataatacatgATTTTATATCTGGAAAATTGTTGTATAATTTTCTACCCGATTATTTTAAGAAAACATCTCACatatattgtaaaaattatatccATCAAACAGCCATGGACAATATATTGGATAATGAATTGCTTACG gaAAGTAACGCGAATGAGGAAATTTTAACTACCAAGAGGAAATTTCGATATATgcagaaaaaaatgatgaaaggGAAAAACGTGATAAAATGTGACAAGGTGtga